The nucleotide sequence CTGAAATTGCATTAAATCACTTAAGATCTACTACAGTGGTTTTTCATCTTACTAGATGAAGTTACAGAAGTAAGAAAAGCTTTCAGTTAATTCATATGTTCCctaaaaacaacacaacaccccaccacacatacacaaacaaaccccatcAAACAATCAAAAAACAAATGAACACAGACATCAGTACACAAAGGACATATTCTTGTGTTTTACTACACTCTCCTTCTCCTGTCTTAAAAGGAATTCTGAAGAGTTAAAGTAAAAGCAAGAGCCAAAAAGGCAGGCTGCTTAAAAACAGCAGTGTAAAGAAGCTAACTTCAGAAGCCACAGATACTACAAGTATTGAATCTAATGCTTCAGCTCTATCACATTGTGACAGCATTTAACTTCCCAATTGCTGGCAAGAGTTCTCCAGCATCCCATCAGACTGTTAGCTTGCAAGAATGCAATTATCAGCTTAGAATCCATCCATAAAAGCCATGTTCAAAGTGTAAGTCTTCTAAATGAGCCTCTCCAGTTAATCTACAGGTCAGAAGCAGGACTGCTTCCATGTGAAGTTTCTAGGAACCattcacagaagagaaaaaggataCTCCAGTGCACTATTTGGTTTCTCTGGCTCTTCATACAAGGCTACCAACACTGCAAATAAAAACATATTCAACAATTGCAAGAAGGTCGTGCAAGTTGAAGATTTTAAAACACACAGGAACAGTTACAAGGCATACAGACTGCTCACCACATTTAGAACCCATTTGCCTCTTTTAAAAAGAAGAGGTTTAAGAATAGGTTTGTTGTACAGGAGGGGACAGAGCACTCAACTTGTTAACAGCTGGAGAGTAGTTTTGTTGATTCCCTAACTACACAGAGTCTTTGGCTACTCTAGCAGAGAACACAAACCTGCCTGGGCGATTTTCACATGTTCCACACAGCACCCAAAACAGAAATTCTGTTTTGAGACTGTCCCTTCATAAACCAAAGCTTCCATTTAAGCTACATCTGTAAGCTGCAGGACATCAGCACATCTATAGCTTTCAGCATAAAACTTCCATCAAACACCTGCAGTTACAAAACTAAACGGCTACCAGCAGAGCAGGTGGCACTGATAATCTTGATGGATGAGGGCTCTAGCAGCCATCAGCATGCCAGAGGTGTAAGGTACAAGCAGTAGTACCCTGATGGCTTAAATAAAACTATCCCCATGCCTATCAGCTCCATATCTGCATAACTCAGCTACATGAATACTCAAAAAGTTCCCAGCCATAATCACATCTTGCTCCCATAGGGGCACACACATGGCTACAAGAAGACATCTGCTTTCATAAATGCTTAAGTGCTCTTTTGTCCACTAAACTGGTTTTAATCTAAGCAGCTAAGTTAAACATATAATTAGGATGCCACTCTGCTTGGAAGACTTTTTGCCATCCCATAAGATGCTCACTATTGCAATATACAAAAATCAGATGGTATCCACAAACCAGCCCAAGAAAGTTAGCACAACACAGTATTTGCTTGATATCCTggacctgctgctccctctttAAACAGCGTCTTTTGCAAGCATGAATATTATCATATTTTCTCCACATACTATTAGAAGGCCGTCAAAAAGGCTTTAGATAAATTTAAAAGAAGCTAAGCCATAAAGAAGCCCAAACTATGCATCAAGTTCAGCATCGTAATTGTCCTCATTCTGATACGGCCAATTGCTCTCACAAAACTTAGAGGCTCATGAGTTTCAGGAGAAGTACCCCGCTCTGTTTAAGAGTCTTTTTAGCTGGAAGGTCTTTAAGAGTACACTTGCTGCTATTTTGCCTCAAGCATTTACTTTCTCTGGAGCCCCCGTGAAATTCAACAAGCCCTTGGGTCAGCTAAGAGAGGTTTCCAACACACCCTGTAAGGGGACTAGAACCGGAACCGTGCTCGTCACGCTTCTCCACCGTTCCTGAGCCGCCAGGAAGGGGTTAAGGCGCCGCGGCGCCGCGGCCACGCGTCCGGGGAGAGGAggtgctctgcctgccccagctcgCACTGCCTCGCCGCCCAGCTCGGGCTCCGCTTCCACCACCGCACCGTGCTTTCCGGGCGAGTTCTGCTGCCGGCCGCCACGCAGGCTGAGGAAAAAGACCGAACGGCTTGCCGAGAGGCGGGGGTGCAGGCGGAGAATGCCGGAGCAGCCCGAGAGGCGACCGCAACACAGCCGTGCCAAGCCGGAGCGGGACTGCCCCTAGGCGAACAGCGAACGGCCCCGGCCCACGAAAGCGCTCCATGAGCCGCCCCCAGGCCTGTCTAGCGGCTCGACTAGGGCCGGAGACTTACCCTTGGTGAGCGTGTCCAGTACCCCCGACTTCTCCAGGTACCGGCGGAACTGCTCCCGCTTGGAGTCCGCGGCCTGAGGGAGGACGCCCACACGGTCAGATCGGCGGCGCCCACCCTTCAGCTTACGGAGGCGGCTCGTTGCACCAGGCCGGCCCCCAGCTCCCCGCCGCGGAGGCAGCACAAAGGGCCAAGCCGGGGACCGGTCCGCAGCCTGCCCCTCCGCACCGACCCCGCACCGCCGCCGGCGGTTCGCTCCCTCCTACCTTGTAATGCGCCATCTAACCCTCACCGCGCCTGCACCCCGCCCCGCGCCTGCGCCCGGCGCTTTAACGGCGCGGCTGCTCCCCAGCCGTTACCACAGCGACGGGGCCCGACGGCGGCCCCCAGCACGGCTCAGCGGCGGGCGGCCGCTGCTGCCGGCGCGGCATCTCGCTGCCGGCCTCGTCTCGCAGGTTGTTCCCGGCCTTGCTCATCACGGAATTCCACATTTGAGAACGGGAGGCGGTTACACCGGTTTGTTTGTGTGCAACGCTGAGGTGTGCACTGACCGATAAAATCTATTTATTACAAAGATTTGGAAAAATGCCCCAACGGAAGAGCGTTGCACCTGCCGTGTAAAGGTCTTTTCACACTTCGTCTGCACAGTCATCTACAGTGTCTTCAATTTTCAGTGGAATTAAGTTACACTTTCCACTAGTCAAGTTGCCAAAGAGAATGTTTGACCCATGTCCACGCAAACATAAAGGGTAAAAATCCACTATCGGCATCAGAAAATCCCCCAAATCTTTTATATACTTATACAGTGGGAGCAGAGTGCATTAAATGCTTGGCTTTTTGTTAAGAGACATTAAATGCAAAATGTGCATTCGGCACAGTTACCACCCACAGAAACTTACACATCAAGGAATGCAAGAATTCAAACCACATTAGCAGAATGAACTCAGCTAAATTATACCATCCTTGGATATCAGTTTAACGGAGCAGGGCAAGCTGCATAGGactgtgtttatatatatatgtgtgtggaGTGCTACTAGAAGTGAGAAGAAttatctgctggagagaaatcTTAAGTGAATAGGTTTAAAAGTATCAATGCCTATTTCTTATGTGGACAGGGTTAAATTTAATGCTGCTGCTATTTGTAGAACCTTCAAGCCAGCCTGAAACATGGCTGGCTTGTATGCATGACTATAATGCACATTAAGAATTAATGATGCTGGAACACTGTGACTTGGTGCCTCACAAATGATTTTTCCAATATGCATACAAGAAGTCAATGCCACTGTTATAAAATACATGTGGACACATTAATGCACCCCAGATAGGACCACCTGCCTCACCAAGTCAGTGCTGTGCTACTCAAGTAAATGCAGTTCATTCATAGCAGTCTTGCACACAAAGGTAACATTGTGTTTCCTTCATCTTTATTATTTCATAGCTGGCTCACGGAACTCGCCTTACAATCTATGGACTGCAGCAGCAAGTGCTTGAATGTCCTTTATTTATTACCCC is from Dryobates pubescens isolate bDryPub1 chromosome 20, bDryPub1.pri, whole genome shotgun sequence and encodes:
- the MYCBP gene encoding C-Myc-binding protein isoform X2 gives rise to the protein MAHYKAADSKREQFRRYLEKSGVLDTLTKACVAAGSRTRPESTVRWWKRSPSWAARQCELGQAEHLLSPDAWPRRRGALTPSWRLRNGGEA